The genomic segment CACCCGCGAGGACTTGGATACCCTGTTTGATTACGGGCGATACACGGGGTCGGCGAGCGACCTGGCCAGAGGGGCCGCCGCGGCATTGCGCGGGGATGGTGACGCACACTCCTAGCGCGCGATCGTCGAAGGATGAAGCCTCTTCATCTGCTCCAGGGAGTGCTCGTGGCAGTCATCTGGGGCCTCAGCTTCGTGGCGTCCAAGATTGGGCTCGAGTACTTCTCGCCTCCGCAGTTGGCCGCCCTTCGGTTTCTGATCGCGTCTGTCCCCGCATGCTTCCTGGCGCGTCCACCGGTCTCGTGGCCGGTCCTCATCGCGCTCGGCCTGACATTGTTCGCGGGCCAGTTCCTCTTGCTCTTCTTCGGAATCGCGCACGGCATGCCGCCCGGCCTGGCCTCGGTCGCTGCGCAGACCCAGGCGTTTTTCACGGTCCTCTTGGCCGCCGCGGCGCTGGGGGAGACACCGAGCCTCAGGCAGTCGGCCGGCATGGCGGCCGCGTTCGCCGGCCTTGGCATGATCGCTTCCACAGAGGGGCACGATCTCACCCTGGTCGGCCTCGGCCTCACCTTGGGCGGCGCCGTCAGCTGGGCGGTCGGGAACGTGCTCCTCAAGCGGATCGGCAGCGTGGAGATGCTCAACCTGATCGTGTGGCTGAGCGTCGTCCCGCCTCTGCCCTCGCTGGCGCTGTCATTTGTCCTGGACGGTCCAGCCGCTCTTCCTCACGCGGTCCAACATGCGTCGGTGCTTGGCGTTGGCGCGGTCCTCTATCTCGGCCTCGTCGCGACCATCCTCGCATATGCGATGTGGGGTAACTTGCTGCGGCAGTA from the bacterium genome contains:
- a CDS encoding EamA family transporter; this translates as MKPLHLLQGVLVAVIWGLSFVASKIGLEYFSPPQLAALRFLIASVPACFLARPPVSWPVLIALGLTLFAGQFLLLFFGIAHGMPPGLASVAAQTQAFFTVLLAAAALGETPSLRQSAGMAAAFAGLGMIASTEGHDLTLVGLGLTLGGAVSWAVGNVLLKRIGSVEMLNLIVWLSVVPPLPSLALSFVLDGPAALPHAVQHASVLGVGAVLYLGLVATILAYAMWGNLLRQYPAATVVPFALLVPFVGSFSSAMAFGEQFGPLRLTGMGFVLLGLAIIVLPQH